Within the Miscanthus floridulus cultivar M001 chromosome 2, ASM1932011v1, whole genome shotgun sequence genome, the region CCGTGCCCATGAGCAGCGAAGTAAGGTCGTCCTCGTCTGGCACGTCATGGACGCCGCCGGCACCGCGGTGGACGCTGCCTGCGCACTTCGGCGTTGACGCGTCTTCCGTACGGCACTGGATCATCTGCTGCGCCTGCGCTGAGTCGGCGTCGGCGGGGCCGTCGGCGTCGGGGTCTGACGTGGTGGCGGCGAGGCGCGCCTCGAGATCTAGGGGGCCCAGCTCGTCGTGGCTCCCGAACCGTCGGATCTTGTGCGTCTTTCTCCCTGTTGCACGACAAAGGAAAGCATTTTTAAGCATACGTGGAGGATTGCATTGGTTAGTCACATGATGGTCAAACTAGACGACACGGACACGGACACGAACACGCAGGCCTCTTGCCTTTTCTGATCGTCACTGGTGATGTGGGTCCAGCAGGATCTCCCTATCGTGTCTGTTAGCATTTGGCACAGGCTTTGTGATGTCCCATGTCCGTCCGTATCCTGTCCGGGCAAAAGACAGGAACAGAGTAGCTAAACCGGACGACATTTCTGAAGGCACGGTCAACTGCTCAGTGCCTGTGTGCCTCTGCTCTACCTGGTGCATTCTTCCGTACCGTCGCGACGCCACTGCGCATGACCTCAACCTGTTCCGTGGATCAGGACCCGATCGGGTACGCTAGCGGCAAGCCAAGATGTCCTGAACCTGAGATTCGTAATTTCCTGTGCTCTTGCTGCGACCATTTTTGTTTACTATGTGTATATATGCTCAGAGATGATGATGACTTACTCTGGAGACGTGCGAGGCTGAAAGAAGGGGTGCACGTGACGGCGGCGTCCCTcaactcgtcgtcgtcgtcatcgtcgaagGGGAAGTCCATGACGGCCACGGGGCTGAGCTGCTCCTTGTCGTCCGCCTCCGACCCCAACGAGCTGgacccctccttgtccttggaCGACACCCTCTTCATCGCCACCGCCTGCATTATTGCACGGCAGGCAACATTAGCAACCGCCTGATCGATAACTTAGAAGCATGCAGCAACAACTCCTTGTAAACAAATTCTGCACGGCAACAGCGACGCAAGGCCGCCAAGCCGCGGTACGTACGGAACGAGCAGGAAAGCGGAGGCGGGGACGCCACCACGCGCGCGGCTGGCGCTGGCCTCGCCGTGCGCGCGTGGTGGTGCCGTGGACTGAACTTTTCGTAGAAGACAAAGGAGCACAGACAGCAGAACGTGCGGCGCTGGATTGGGGGATCCAGTCATCAAAACGAGCTTTCGTTTGACCAACTAGCCGTAACCGGCGTGGCTAATCCATCAGTTCAGGCCATCAACCCACAATGTGGGCATCATCGCCTTCGACGACTCTGCACATGCGATGCTTGCAGTTGCAGTGCAGACAAAGATACGACACGGCAGTGGTACGCCGTGGCCCGTGGGGCTCTGGAGGTTGGTTTCGTAGGCCGTACGTACTAAGCGTGTGTATGCCATGGCAATAGGGCATCGCTACTCGCGCGGGCAGCTGCGCTGCGTGGCAAATTGACACTGTCGGTAGCCATCACTCGCCTCTTCTGCTTGTGCTCAGCCGAACCCAAGGAGCGGCCTTTTTACCGGGCTGGCTCGCTTGCTACTACATTTATGCCGGCAGCTACTTTTTCCGTCTGGTCCACAGCCGGCCCACGCCGCGGGGGCAGGAGCAGGACGCTGGGGCGGTCGCCCGGGCAGCATCGGCGTGCAGTTGAACACTGAACAGGGCGGTTTGGGTGGGTGGCCGGACAGTGAGCGCTAGGCAGTTTGCAGCGGTGGGTGTGGGTGGATGGACCAGCGATTAGATCCTTCATTTTTCACTGCACCGACCGCCTATTCCGGACAGGGCCAGAGAGACAACTAGTACCGCGTACTTAAAAAGCTGTCTCGAGAAGATGGCTCTCGATCGCACCAACTTAATCCTCCTATTACAAATTGCAAGGCACAGTTCTCACCGAAGCACAGGTCAGCAAGGCACCGTCCAGGACTAGCTGTTTTGGTCGGATCTTTAGCTCGTTCCAGGTCCATGACAGATGCAGGAGACactgcagcccctccatcgaccgATCACCACGACGGGTGCTTGCGGTTGCGGCTGAGTAACACTGGCAATGCCGTCATGAACCCCACGCACGCATATTACTCTTCAACAGCGGACAGCCAGTAGCACATGCTCGCCGTGCGTCAATGCCGCAGCTGATGATGGGGTTCCCTTGGATGCTTCGAGCGTGTAGACAGGTAGGCACAGGCGATCCATCGAGAAGATCCGCAGCAATGATCGAGCAGACCGCGTTCGGTTGGCTAGCTTGTGCATTTGCTTGTGGAATCAATGTGTGGGGCTTGGCTTCCGTGATCGTTTCATGGCTCTAAATCCACTTGCATACGAGAGCATACACGACATAAAGTATTATAGTAGTAGTGGCTAGCTTAGGTGTGTAACGAACGAGACGCCCTAACTATTATTGGAGCATAATGCGTGGCAGTAGTGATGTGTAACTGAGCCATCAATTCGAGAGCAAACGGCGATCAATAATGATTATATTACCTCGTGCTCGTCTCCGGCGCCGGCGGCCTGCGAAGGAGGATGGTGCACGCTGTCCTCGGTCGCCGACGACAGGTCCGAGTCGGACTCGGACCGCGACctcctcctgctcgtcctcccGGACGAGTAGTTGTCGCTGGACTCCGAGGACGACGtctccagctccagctcctcGGAGCTACTAGAGCCGCCGCAGCCGGCGGACGCAGCCGTCGCTGCCGCCGACGCGGTGTCCTCGCCCTCCTCGTCGCGGCGCCTACTCCAGAAGCCGCCCCGCCTGCTGAGCCGGCGCGAGAGGCTCCTGGAGAGGTGGGACAGCTTGCTCGGCCGGTGGCGCCGCAGGGTGAGGGAGGGCGACGACTCGAGGAGGTGCCGCATTGGCGCCGACGCCGACTCGCCCAGGCGGCGCGGGTAGCAGCGGAACCCCGCGGCGCTGCACGAGTCGCAGTCCAGCTCCAGGAGGTCCTTGAGCCTCAGCGGCGGCGGCATCCCACCCGCGCCAGCCATCGCCACgcccgtgtgtgtgtgtgtgtcgatCGCCGGGCACTGCACGCGTGCCGCCGCTTCCTTGGTCCCTGATGATCTATGGGAAGTTGGAACTGAGCACTCAGCTAAAGGTCGGTCGCCACGCGTGCGTGTGTGTGAACAGTCCTAGCTAGGCACTGATCAGCGCTCGAGCGGACGGCAGGGAAGCGCGCTCGGCCGTCGCGCGGGTGCTGCTGGGCAGCTTCCGCGGCGTGGCTGGCCGTGCCCGTGCGCGCGCGCATAAACAAATGCGCGAGTTGAAGCTTGTCTTGATGCGGGAGCAGGTGCTCGCTCCGGGCTGCGGCTTGCGCGTGTGGGAGACGGAGGCGAGAGGACGGGTCAGCGCTCAGCGGGGATCAGCTAGCGGCCACAGGGGACACGGCGTGGCGCCGCGCGCCGTGGGTGGGTGTGAGAGTGAGGGAGCATTCGCGTGCGGCCGCGGGTTAAATATGCCAAACGCACGGGGGATCGCGACGAGACGGCTAGTGTTCTCCGTGGTTCTTCGTTTGCCCCGCCGCGACACGGGCAATGTTGCTCCTGCCAATCCCTGCTAGCTACTCGTGTGCCATGTTATCTGTTTCATTCACACCCCCTCCCGGGGTGGCAACTGGCAATATGGTTATGTGCCTAACTGCGTACTACATGAACTGATGAGGCTTGGACCAGGCAGGCACTGCTGCACGATCGCGGTGGCTGCCTTGTATTCGACGAAACTGGACGCTGCCGGGTCGTCAGTGGTAGACTGGTAGTAGTAACGCGCCGATGCGTGCGACAACAAACAGCTCGCCGCCCTCGGTAGTTGCTACTTGCTTGGCCCTAGTTAACACGCATCCTAGCTAAGGCCTTGTCAGGACCGGCTCTAAGCGCTGCGGCACTGTTGGGCGTCCAGCAACAGGGACGGCAAGTGGCTGAGTCGGCATATATTCAGTTAGTTATGGTAGTTAGACTCTTGGCTTCTTAATGTACTTTAGCGTTAGGCGTTGGACCATTACGGCGGTTGTAGCGTGCGTATCCAGCTGTGTTCGGCGCGGGTATATAAGCTCGTGTAATCGATTGGCAAAAAGGGAATAGAACCTGAACTCTGTCTTCCAATTGCTTGCTTCTGAATCATTCCGTTCGTCTGACCCCAATCCCCTGTTCTTGCTGCAACCCAGCCTAAATTCTGATTCCGTCTAGTTATCTGTTGCAATCCTCGTCGGGTTGtaacaattggtatcaaagctgcTGTAATCGATTCACCTTGATCGTGTTTTGTAATTCCCGTCGGCAGGTTACACTGTTCGTCATCTCGATGATTCAGTAGCGCGTATCCTTAAGTCCGAGCTGAGGTCGAATAGGTCAGTGATCAAGCACGCGGTTGCGACGCCGTGGGCGCTGATCTTCCGCAAGTCTGGCACCGAAACGTGGTCCGAACAAGTTCCAGCTTGAAGAACTATCGACCTAGTTCGAGGTGACGATGAAGCAGTTCATGGGATTTCAGAATATGATGCAGAACTCTCTGGATTCGCTCAACGCCATGGGTGCGTGACAAGTTTCTGCGGACAAGGCGTTCGCTGATTTGCGTGAGCGGGCTGACGGTGCGACTACATCCTTGGTCGACGTCTCGAAGCGGGTTGATCTCGCCGCGTCGTGCATGGATTCCTTGGAGACGCGGTTGACGATGGCTCTCGCGGCCGCTTTGATTCAGCATGGTACATGCATCATGGACCTCAACCTAGCTCCGGGTTCGTCCTCAAGCTCTCCAGCTAAGGACGGGGAGCAGCCAATGGGGCCCGGCGAACACTGCGACGGTGTCCTAGGACCCCGGCCACAGGACATCAACAAGGGTATGTTCCCATGTCTAAATCCTCCCCTTGTCATTTCGCATGATGATGTTATTCCTGCCGGTTGTCGTTCGCCACCATTTCCTAAAATGGAATTTCCAAAGTTTGATGGCGATTCTCCTCGGTTTTGGCGTGACCAATGCGAGGTTTTCTTCGAGGTTTATGCGGTGCACCCATCTCTGAAGACTAGGTTTGCAATGCTCAACTTCAAAGGGATGGCAGCAACGTGGTTGCAGACAGTGCAATGAAAGGGGCGGATTACTGAATGGAGTCATCTGTGTGAATTGGTGATGGAGAAGTTCGATAAGAATCGGTATCAAATTTTGCTGAAGAAGTTTGAGTCTCTCAAGCAGAAGGATTCGGTTGTGAAATATCAGACTGCCTTTGAAGAAATTGCCCAGGGATTGTTGTTGTACAATAGTGGGTATGATGATACTTATTACGTGACCTGATTTCTTGCTGGCTTGAAGGAGAAAATTCGATCTGTGATAGCTTTGCATCGACCGAGAGATGTTAATACTGCTAGTGCATTGGCACTCGTTCAGGAAGAAGAACTCGCTTAGTGCAAACCTCGTGCAGCAGTAAAAGAGTTCGGCAAGGGTGCATGGAAACCTAGGGTAGAGAAGACCAAGACTAGTGAAGTTGACAAAGGCAAGTACCTGAACCCAAGACCAGAGGCTGAGGACAAGCTATCTGCTCTGaaggagtttaggaagaaaaatgggttgtgtttcaagtgtggcaacaAATGGGCCCCAGGTCATAAGTGCCCTTAGCAGGTACCTTTGCAGTTATAGATGAGATTCTCGATGCACTGGAGACAGAAAGGTGACCCACCAGAGGATGAGCCAGTGGAGGCGGTGGAAGAAACTGTGTTAGCAGTGGGGAATTCAGATACTGCTACTGTCAAACACAAGACACTGAAATTATGTGGAACTATTGTCAAAGTGGATGTGTTGATTCTTGTGGATTGTGGCAGTGTGGGCACATTCATCAGCACTCAGTTGGCAGAAAGGTTGCAAGTGCCTCTCAGTGAGTGTCCTCCTACTCATTATATGGCGGCTGATGGAAACCCAATGATATGCTCTCATCAGGTAAAAAATTGCAATGGAATGTTCAGGGTCATTCCTTCATTTCCACTGTGGGGGTGCTTCCACTAAAATGTTTTGACATGATCCTTGGGGAGGATTGGCTTGAGTCTTGTAGCCCTATGTGGATCCACTAGGCaaacaaaatcatgaaattcaCTTATCAGGGTAAAAGGATAACTTTGCAAGGTCAATAGCAAGGTGTCAATCACTATTTACCTATTTCTGTGGCAAGTTTGTATGGGTTGGTCCACCAACAGAATTTCACCTGCTGTGTTCAGATGAAGATTATTGAGGATAATCAGAACTTAGGACAAAGGAAAAATGAGTTGCATGTTTGTAACTGATGATGTAGATGTTCCCCAGGATCTGAAGGATATGCTGGTTATATACTCTGAACTGTTTCAGGCTCCATCTGTTTTGCCTCCCAGAAGGCAGTATGATCATCAGATTTAGCTATTGCCTGGAGCCACACTAGTGAACATTAGACCCTATGAGTATTCTCCAGCAAAATCTCCATTTGAAGTCCTTTATGGTTATCCTCCAAAGCATTTTGGGATTAGCAGTGAATCTACTT harbors:
- the LOC136539552 gene encoding protein gar2-like gives rise to the protein MAGAGGMPPPLRLKDLLELDCDSCSAAGFRCYPRRLGESASAPMRHLLESSPSLTLRRHRPSKLSHLSRSLSRRLSRRGGFWSRRRDEEGEDTASAAATAASAGCGGSSSSEELELETSSSESSDNYSSGRTSRRRSRSESDSDLSSATEDSVHHPPSQAAGAGDEHEAVAMKRVSSKDKEGSSSLGSEADDKEQLSPVAVMDFPFDDDDDDELRDAAVTCTPSFSLARLQRRKTHKIRRFGSHDELGPLDLEARLAATTSDPDADGPADADSAQAQQMIQCRTEDASTPKCAGSVHRGAGGVHDVPDEDDLTSLLMGTVSGGLDDVSERLLRDFFVEMKRRRSEAHDAESELPLPGPAAGAVLRRKAERVVDGEAAVAAAARGWLEATGTERWGLADVLSGGAAIVAEMERGRGWMQVGEEEREVGAVVAGMLVDQLVGEVVRCLFV